A genome region from Deinococcus humi includes the following:
- a CDS encoding SDR family NAD(P)-dependent oxidoreductase, with protein MTHIHTPYGFHTTTDEVLQGIDLTGKRALVTGAASGIGVETARALASVGAQVTLAVRNTVAGQAVADIIRAATGNPHIQVVPLDLANQTSVRALTEAWTSPLHILVNNAGIMALPNLEQSPEGWELQFATNYLGHFALTQGLYHALAAANGARIVSLASNGHLFSPVVFDDLHYRFRPYDPWTAYGQSKTAAILLAVEASRRWGEDGIMANALNPGAIATNLQKHTGGLRTPVERQKTVRQGAATSVMLAASPLLDGIGGRYFEDLNEAELVTQRPADYLGVAPYALDPENARRLWDVATDLIH; from the coding sequence ATGACCCACATCCATACCCCTTACGGCTTTCACACCACGACTGACGAAGTACTTCAAGGGATCGACCTTACCGGCAAACGCGCCCTGGTCACCGGCGCCGCCTCCGGGATCGGCGTTGAAACGGCACGCGCCCTGGCCAGTGTCGGTGCTCAGGTCACTCTCGCCGTCCGCAACACCGTGGCGGGTCAGGCTGTCGCCGACATCATCAGGGCCGCTACCGGCAACCCACACATCCAGGTGGTTCCACTTGACCTCGCCAACCAGACTTCCGTGCGCGCCTTGACCGAGGCCTGGACAAGCCCACTGCACATCCTGGTCAACAATGCCGGCATCATGGCCCTTCCGAATCTGGAACAGAGTCCCGAAGGCTGGGAACTGCAGTTCGCCACCAACTACCTCGGGCACTTCGCCTTGACCCAGGGCCTTTACCACGCCCTCGCCGCTGCCAACGGCGCACGGATTGTTTCGCTGGCCTCCAATGGACACCTTTTCTCTCCCGTGGTTTTCGACGACCTGCACTACCGCTTCAGGCCCTATGATCCCTGGACTGCCTACGGTCAGTCCAAGACTGCCGCCATCCTGCTGGCCGTGGAGGCCTCCCGGCGCTGGGGGGAGGACGGCATCATGGCCAATGCCCTGAATCCTGGGGCGATCGCCACCAACTTGCAAAAACATACCGGCGGACTCAGGACCCCAGTAGAACGCCAGAAAACCGTGCGGCAAGGTGCGGCTACCTCGGTGATGCTGGCTGCCTCTCCCCTTCTGGACGGCATCGGTGGGCGCTACTTTGAGGATCTCAATGAAGCCGAGCTGGTCACCCAACGCCCAGCCGACTATCTCGGAGTGGCCCCCTATGCACTCGATCCGGAGAATGCCCGTCGCCTCTGGGACGTCGCTACTGACCTTATTCACTAA
- a CDS encoding NAD(P)-binding domain-containing protein translates to MAAAGGGLLDTPVSGGNPGATPRTRITFVGFDQLAYEASRPVFESFTTTVRRMGDVGSGQ, encoded by the coding sequence TTGGCCGCAGCGGGCGGCGGGCTGCTCGATACGCCTGTCAGTGGCGGCAACCCGGGCGCCACCCCGCGCACGCGCATCACGTTCGTTGGATTTGATCAGTTGGCTTACGAGGCCAGCCGCCCCGTCTTCGAATCGTTCACCACCACGGTGCGTCGCATGGGTGATGTGGGCAGCGGGCAATAG
- a CDS encoding DUF6582 domain-containing protein, whose product MSDLTTEERNDLNDKAFAYIDKDGGRHLPIHDESHARNAVGRFAQTGFESAEAKHQAAQHIVAVAKKHGIELSEDDAVRQAASGD is encoded by the coding sequence ATGTCGGACTTAACCACGGAAGAGCGTAACGACCTGAATGATAAAGCCTTCGCATATATCGACAAAGACGGAGGACGTCACCTGCCGATTCATGACGAGTCCCACGCTAGAAATGCAGTGGGCCGCTTCGCACAGACCGGGTTCGAGAGCGCAGAAGCAAAGCATCAGGCCGCTCAGCATATTGTGGCGGTTGCGAAGAAGCACGGCATTGAGCTCAGCGAGGACGATGCAGTCAGACAAGCAGCGAGTGGAGATTGA
- a CDS encoding GNAT family N-acetyltransferase encodes MPAHSCAGKRAPMTWGAPVSAPYTVESALPLAVPALSNALAEGFEGYAVSIPDDPVAFAQRLRGEQIDLASSLVAVVATRPVGLALIARRSDTARIAALGVSVSWRRHGVGAALMRASLAAAAARGETRVMLEVIEGNDRALQLYRSLGFEVQRRLVGYERPAGSGVAAPICEERVNLVARDVVAHMKEELPWPLAVPSMLVSGPQARAVRLGPASALISVSAQSIVLRALVVPWEQRGQGHATRLLRALAAEYPDHRWVVPPLIPESWGRRFFTRNGFHEQPLSQLEMMVSL; translated from the coding sequence GTGCCTGCTCACTCCTGCGCAGGAAAGCGCGCACCCATGACGTGGGGCGCACCTGTCTCAGCACCGTACACCGTGGAATCTGCCCTGCCGCTCGCGGTGCCCGCCCTGTCGAACGCGCTGGCCGAGGGTTTCGAGGGGTACGCCGTATCTATTCCCGACGACCCGGTGGCTTTCGCGCAGCGCCTGCGCGGCGAGCAGATTGACCTCGCGTCGAGTCTTGTCGCGGTCGTGGCGACGCGGCCAGTCGGGCTGGCCTTGATCGCGCGCCGATCGGACACGGCCCGGATCGCCGCGCTCGGTGTCTCGGTGTCGTGGCGGCGTCATGGTGTGGGCGCGGCGTTAATGCGCGCCAGTCTCGCAGCCGCTGCCGCACGGGGAGAAACCCGGGTGATGCTGGAAGTTATCGAGGGCAACGACCGGGCCCTGCAGCTGTACCGGTCTTTAGGGTTCGAGGTGCAGCGGCGGCTGGTCGGCTACGAGCGACCGGCCGGGTCGGGCGTGGCGGCGCCCATCTGCGAGGAGAGGGTCAACCTGGTCGCGCGGGATGTTGTGGCCCATATGAAGGAGGAGTTGCCCTGGCCGCTGGCCGTACCGTCGATGCTCGTAAGCGGCCCGCAGGCTCGGGCGGTGCGGCTGGGACCAGCCAGCGCGCTCATTTCAGTGAGCGCGCAGAGCATTGTGCTACGCGCGTTGGTGGTGCCGTGGGAGCAGCGCGGTCAGGGCCACGCCACACGGTTGCTGCGCGCCCTGGCTGCCGAGTACCCGGACCACCGCTGGGTGGTGCCACCTTTGATTCCGGAGTCGTGGGGCCGCCGCTTTTTCACCCGCAACGGCTTCCACGAGCAACCGCTCAGCCAGCTTGAGATGATGGTCTCGCTCTGA
- a CDS encoding MFS transporter, which produces MGGEVPAKVVSASAAVIGALAFVLMGGVQALYGPSLPGFSQQFSLPVSTAGLVVSAHGLGALTGVLSTVLLSGYPLARYRTGVAVTLLAAGALLLGSTSVWPVALLGALIVGLGYGVLTVGLNSLFAVGFGQRSAAMVNLLNAVFGIGAILGPLLVGGDGGNVNWPFLVIALGGGLLAPFAFSIDDRLPVPTVTQAGSEHQSKGLVVGFLVLLALVVGLEASSSGWNATYLVALGQTPASAASFASLFYLVFTAARLVAVPLSLRLSAFTLVAASLALGAVLLFLAQISALAPYVLASLGGAVALLFPNTFTWLARTVPGARGGTALMIAGGLLGGALFPALIGQAVAVFGERILPHAMLLLTVLALILAVWLRRQSRRLKIYSQGRAHL; this is translated from the coding sequence ATGGGCGGTGAAGTTCCCGCCAAAGTTGTTTCTGCTTCGGCAGCAGTGATTGGCGCGCTGGCTTTCGTGCTCATGGGAGGCGTGCAGGCCCTTTACGGCCCGTCCCTGCCTGGTTTCAGCCAACAGTTCAGTCTGCCCGTCAGCACGGCAGGACTGGTTGTCAGTGCACACGGCCTCGGAGCCCTCACTGGTGTTCTCAGCACCGTGCTCCTGTCCGGTTATCCCCTGGCCCGGTACCGGACAGGTGTCGCCGTCACCCTGCTGGCCGCAGGAGCACTCCTGTTGGGTTCGACGTCTGTGTGGCCTGTCGCATTGCTGGGCGCGCTGATTGTCGGGCTGGGGTACGGGGTACTGACGGTTGGACTCAACAGCCTGTTTGCGGTGGGATTCGGTCAGCGGAGTGCGGCGATGGTCAATCTTCTCAACGCCGTCTTTGGAATTGGCGCCATTTTGGGGCCGTTGCTGGTCGGAGGGGACGGTGGAAATGTCAACTGGCCCTTTCTCGTGATTGCTCTGGGGGGTGGACTGCTCGCTCCATTCGCGTTTTCCATTGATGATCGGCTTCCCGTTCCAACAGTCACGCAGGCAGGCTCAGAACATCAGAGCAAGGGGCTCGTGGTGGGCTTTCTGGTGCTGTTGGCACTGGTGGTGGGTCTGGAGGCCAGCAGTAGCGGATGGAACGCCACATACCTCGTGGCCCTGGGGCAGACGCCAGCATCCGCCGCGAGTTTCGCGTCATTGTTCTACCTAGTGTTCACCGCAGCGCGTCTGGTCGCGGTGCCCCTGAGCCTGCGCCTATCGGCGTTCACGCTGGTGGCTGCGTCACTCGCACTTGGCGCGGTGTTGCTATTCCTCGCCCAGATATCGGCGCTTGCACCATATGTGCTCGCCTCGCTGGGAGGGGCGGTGGCCCTCCTCTTTCCCAATACCTTTACGTGGCTCGCGCGTACGGTGCCGGGAGCGCGAGGTGGGACAGCGCTGATGATTGCTGGTGGCCTGCTCGGAGGCGCTCTGTTTCCAGCCTTGATTGGTCAAGCGGTGGCCGTTTTCGGTGAGCGCATTCTGCCCCACGCCATGCTGCTGCTGACCGTGTTGGCATTGATCCTCGCAGTGTGGCTTCGCCGGCAGTCGAGGCGTCTCAAGATCTATAGCCAGGGTCGAGCACATCTCTGA
- a CDS encoding DNA polymerase domain-containing protein, producing the protein MITPQLSTSGIVSVHATADGHVIVWRRHLATGALETETTRQRGWIFARNLQDVQHLGDQLSITPEPAAPGATYHAHDLAPDGCLDDRAYRYLLSGPSPRHLETEIQRGALSARGLSARPSLGDLSGYVRLGYTEQYLISTRQTYHQGLTFDQPVRLQFDLETTALSPEEGRIFLIAVRDNQGLETLLEARQAAQEGEMIEAFLDLVQKRNPDMIENHFIHGFDLPFITARARKLGIPFRLGRACDGQPWTVDDGSRTPLWACPGREILDTLDAVCRLHLPSSSLKAVAQHYGIAPEDRVYLEGAEIVHTYRDHPKLVRQYALQDVQEVEALARIVLAPSFALARLTPRPYHKLTRAGPAKGVLEPMLIRAYYEAARPFPASEKGHQDPHRGGHVQLHAEGILNHVVKADVASMYPSIIRAEGIGPQQDGLKVFNRIVSDLTTQRLEHKRLARNAALTEGERREHHAMQDAMKLIVNAAYGYLGAGRLARMGDRGAADRVTARGRELLQQVTAALEASGVQLIESDTDGVYFSTRESIGEQAERALIASVSATLPEGITLEFDGRAQAMLSHQVKNYVLLRYDGTLELSGASFESSRSERYGMTFLRTALLALLRGDVPGAQAAFVDVMDCLSSRTYNNADVSTRVRISKTREAYAQTREKRREAHLEAAWQTGLPFRVGDRVELYVREGHGQTVMTDPDKHDYDVKHYQAALVQNYATRLRKALDPADWSQLFGGRGAGLFDRPVQDMQVQWRLVPDEDRAEEP; encoded by the coding sequence ATGATCACACCCCAGCTCTCCACGTCCGGCATCGTGTCCGTCCACGCCACGGCGGACGGCCACGTTATCGTCTGGCGACGCCACCTCGCCACCGGCGCCCTTGAGACGGAAACCACCCGGCAGCGCGGATGGATCTTCGCGCGAAACCTGCAGGACGTCCAGCATCTGGGCGACCAGCTCAGCATCACCCCGGAGCCCGCAGCCCCAGGCGCGACCTATCACGCCCACGACCTTGCCCCGGACGGATGCCTCGACGACCGCGCCTATCGCTACCTGCTCAGCGGCCCCAGCCCCCGGCACCTCGAAACCGAGATCCAGCGTGGCGCCCTGAGCGCACGTGGCCTGAGTGCCCGCCCCTCACTCGGTGACCTCAGCGGGTACGTGCGACTCGGCTACACCGAGCAGTACCTCATCTCCACCCGACAGACGTACCATCAGGGCCTGACGTTCGATCAGCCGGTCCGTCTTCAATTCGACCTGGAGACCACGGCGCTCAGCCCTGAAGAGGGCCGCATCTTCCTGATCGCGGTGCGGGACAACCAGGGCCTGGAGACCCTCTTGGAAGCCCGTCAGGCGGCCCAGGAAGGTGAGATGATCGAAGCGTTCCTCGACCTCGTCCAGAAACGAAACCCCGACATGATCGAGAACCACTTCATTCACGGGTTCGACCTGCCGTTCATCACCGCCCGCGCCCGCAAGCTCGGCATCCCCTTCCGGCTCGGTCGGGCCTGTGACGGCCAGCCCTGGACGGTCGACGACGGAAGTCGCACGCCTCTCTGGGCCTGCCCTGGACGGGAAATCCTGGACACGCTCGATGCCGTTTGCCGCCTTCACCTGCCCTCCAGTAGCCTGAAAGCCGTGGCGCAGCATTACGGGATCGCCCCTGAGGACCGGGTGTACCTCGAAGGTGCCGAGATCGTCCACACGTACCGCGACCACCCGAAACTCGTCCGGCAGTACGCCCTGCAAGACGTCCAGGAGGTGGAAGCCCTGGCACGAATCGTCCTTGCGCCGAGCTTCGCCCTGGCTCGCCTGACGCCCCGGCCGTACCACAAGCTCACGCGGGCCGGGCCAGCCAAGGGCGTGCTCGAACCTATGTTGATCCGTGCGTATTACGAGGCGGCGCGCCCGTTCCCGGCATCGGAGAAAGGCCACCAGGACCCCCACCGCGGGGGCCACGTTCAGTTGCATGCAGAAGGGATCTTGAACCACGTCGTCAAAGCGGATGTCGCCAGCATGTACCCCAGCATTATCCGCGCTGAGGGCATTGGTCCACAGCAGGATGGGTTGAAGGTCTTCAACCGCATCGTGAGTGACCTGACCACCCAGCGCCTGGAACACAAACGCCTGGCCCGAAATGCCGCCCTGACCGAAGGGGAGCGGCGCGAGCATCACGCCATGCAGGACGCCATGAAGCTGATCGTCAATGCGGCCTACGGTTACCTGGGGGCGGGCCGTCTCGCGCGCATGGGGGACCGGGGCGCAGCCGATCGGGTGACCGCCAGGGGACGGGAACTCCTGCAACAGGTCACGGCAGCGCTGGAGGCCAGTGGTGTGCAGCTCATCGAGTCGGATACCGACGGCGTGTACTTCAGCACGCGTGAGTCCATCGGAGAGCAGGCCGAAAGGGCGCTGATCGCGTCCGTCTCGGCCACGCTGCCTGAAGGCATCACGCTGGAGTTTGACGGCCGGGCCCAGGCGATGCTGAGCCACCAGGTCAAGAACTACGTGCTGCTGCGCTATGACGGCACGCTGGAACTCAGCGGCGCGTCCTTCGAATCAAGTCGCTCGGAGCGCTACGGCATGACCTTCCTGCGAACGGCGCTCCTGGCGCTGCTGCGGGGTGATGTCCCGGGGGCACAGGCGGCCTTCGTCGACGTGATGGACTGCCTCTCCAGCCGAACCTACAACAATGCGGACGTCAGCACGCGCGTTCGGATCAGCAAAACCCGGGAGGCTTACGCCCAGACGCGAGAAAAGCGCAGGGAAGCGCATCTGGAAGCCGCCTGGCAGACTGGTCTCCCCTTCAGGGTGGGGGACCGCGTGGAGTTGTATGTTCGCGAAGGGCACGGCCAGACAGTCATGACGGATCCGGATAAGCACGATTACGATGTCAAGCACTACCAGGCGGCGCTGGTGCAGAACTACGCTACGCGGCTGCGCAAGGCATTGGACCCGGCGGATTGGAGCCAGTTGTTCGGCGGCCGCGGTGCGGGACTCTTTGACCGTCCGGTGCAGGACATGCAGGTGCAGTGGAGACTGGTCCCAGACGAAGACCGTGCGGAAGAGCCGTGA
- a CDS encoding SOS response-associated peptidase, with protein MCGRIEFTLSERMHHTLRDTFQIDAAWPKQPEISPTQQTVFLTREDAWTVHTGRWGLVPPGMDLQTARKYATFNARIETVERSKSFKDAFRAGGRCVLPLSAFFEWPNKSKVRIARPDNRPLIAAGLWSQQDTPDGPLVSCTVMTRPPTKDLTEIHDRMPALLLTKDLDAWLQATPAEAKAVATGSWRPGLLTVAAAS; from the coding sequence ATGTGCGGCCGCATTGAATTCACCCTTTCCGAACGCATGCACCACACCCTGCGCGATACTTTCCAGATTGACGCCGCGTGGCCCAAGCAGCCTGAGATCAGTCCCACCCAGCAGACGGTGTTCCTAACCCGCGAGGACGCCTGGACCGTCCATACCGGACGCTGGGGCCTCGTCCCTCCCGGGATGGACCTGCAGACTGCCAGGAAGTACGCCACTTTCAACGCCCGCATCGAAACCGTCGAGCGCAGCAAATCCTTCAAGGACGCCTTCAGGGCGGGTGGCCGCTGTGTGCTGCCCCTGAGTGCGTTCTTCGAATGGCCGAACAAGAGCAAGGTCCGCATCGCACGTCCCGACAACCGCCCCCTGATTGCCGCGGGGCTGTGGAGTCAGCAGGACACGCCGGACGGTCCTCTGGTGAGTTGCACGGTCATGACGCGGCCACCCACGAAAGACCTCACTGAGATCCACGACCGCATGCCGGCTCTGCTGCTGACCAAGGACTTGGACGCCTGGCTGCAGGCCACGCCCGCAGAGGCCAAAGCGGTGGCTACCGGCAGCTGGCGTCCCGGGCTGCTCACGGTTGCGGCCGCCTCCTGA
- a CDS encoding OsmC family protein, producing MQLQVEVCQVGVSTAEGGVRGHRVLVDRPAEKGGSDLGMMGGEYLLVALGGCFISNLLAAVRTREADIRDVQVSVTGTLEGTPARLVRADVRVRAQTLDGDQLEKLVLMADRACIVANTLRGTVELHFKSEVKGAS from the coding sequence ATGCAACTGCAAGTGGAAGTGTGTCAGGTGGGGGTCAGCACCGCTGAAGGTGGCGTGCGTGGGCACCGCGTCCTGGTGGACCGCCCCGCCGAAAAGGGAGGATCAGACCTGGGCATGATGGGGGGCGAGTACCTGCTCGTCGCCCTCGGCGGATGCTTCATCAGCAATCTCCTGGCAGCTGTGCGTACCCGTGAAGCGGACATCCGGGACGTGCAGGTGAGCGTCACTGGAACCCTCGAGGGAACACCCGCGCGCCTGGTCCGGGCGGACGTACGTGTGCGCGCCCAGACGCTGGATGGTGACCAGCTTGAAAAACTCGTGTTGATGGCTGATCGGGCGTGTATCGTCGCGAATACCCTACGCGGAACGGTTGAACTGCACTTCAAGTCGGAGGTGAAGGGCGCAAGCTGA
- a CDS encoding ABC transporter ATP-binding protein yields the protein MALLEIEDLSVNYGAIQAVRGLTLEVNEGEVVTLIGANGAGKTTTLRAVSRILRPVTGRILFGGRDITRLPPAEAVKIGIAQSPEGRQVLARQSIQDNLELGAFTRSSRAEMRADIEKMFGRFPRLGERRTQLAGTLSGGEQQMLAIARALMSRPKLLLLDEPSLGLAPIIVREIFAIVRELNEQGVTILLVEQNAKLAMQSSHRTYVLEAGQMTFNGNSADLVSDERVLHAYLGG from the coding sequence ATGGCCCTGCTTGAAATCGAGGACCTGAGCGTCAACTACGGCGCGATCCAAGCGGTGCGCGGCCTGACGCTGGAGGTCAACGAGGGCGAGGTGGTCACGCTGATCGGGGCCAACGGCGCGGGCAAGACCACCACCCTGCGCGCGGTATCGCGCATCCTGCGCCCGGTGACGGGTCGCATTCTGTTTGGTGGGCGCGACATCACCCGGCTGCCGCCCGCTGAGGCCGTGAAGATCGGCATCGCCCAGAGTCCCGAGGGGCGGCAGGTCTTGGCCCGCCAGAGCATCCAGGACAACCTGGAACTGGGCGCCTTTACGCGGAGCAGCCGCGCCGAGATGCGCGCGGACATCGAGAAAATGTTCGGGCGCTTTCCGCGTCTTGGCGAGCGGCGGACGCAGTTGGCCGGAACCTTGTCCGGCGGCGAACAGCAGATGCTGGCGATTGCCCGCGCCCTGATGAGCCGACCCAAACTGCTGCTGCTCGACGAGCCGTCGCTGGGACTTGCTCCCATCATCGTCCGCGAGATTTTTGCGATCGTTCGCGAGCTCAACGAGCAGGGCGTGACCATCTTGCTGGTGGAACAGAACGCCAAGCTGGCGATGCAGTCCAGTCACCGGACCTACGTCCTGGAGGCTGGGCAGATGACTTTCAACGGGAATAGCGCCGACCTGGTGAGCGATGAGCGGGTGTTGCACGCCTACCTGGGCGGTTGA
- a CDS encoding ABC transporter ATP-binding protein, whose amino-acid sequence MTASQPAPSMHPTPPATERAVVLEARNMTRRFGGLVAVNDVSFDVREGEIFGLIGPNGAGKTTLFNLMTGLTPPSSGTLTYRGRTVTGLAPYRVAGLGLSRTFQNIRLFKGLSALENVKIAQHIRTRAGLWQGVFGSSRQEELQVERRAWALLDLVGLSDRAGELAANFSYGDQRRLEIARALATEPQVLLLDEPAAGMNTAEKGQLTGFIRQVRDQFDLTVLIIEHHVPLVMNLCDRVAVLNFGQLIAVGEPAHVQRDPKVIEAYLGGE is encoded by the coding sequence ATGACCGCTTCTCAACCGGCTCCGTCTATGCACCCCACACCGCCCGCGACTGAACGCGCGGTCGTCCTGGAGGCGCGCAACATGACCCGGCGTTTCGGCGGCCTGGTCGCCGTAAATGACGTGTCCTTCGATGTGCGTGAGGGCGAGATCTTCGGTCTGATCGGCCCCAACGGCGCCGGCAAGACCACCCTCTTTAATCTGATGACCGGGCTGACGCCGCCCAGCAGCGGCACCCTCACCTACAGGGGACGCACCGTGACCGGGCTGGCGCCGTACCGCGTCGCCGGACTGGGGCTGAGCCGCACCTTCCAGAACATCCGGCTGTTCAAGGGCCTCTCGGCGCTGGAAAATGTCAAGATCGCGCAGCACATCCGGACCCGCGCTGGGCTGTGGCAGGGCGTTTTCGGCTCGTCGCGCCAGGAAGAGTTGCAGGTGGAACGCCGCGCCTGGGCCCTGCTGGATCTGGTGGGCCTGAGCGACCGGGCAGGCGAACTGGCTGCCAATTTCAGCTACGGCGATCAGCGCAGGCTCGAAATTGCCCGCGCCCTGGCCACCGAGCCACAGGTGCTGTTGCTTGACGAACCCGCAGCGGGCATGAACACGGCCGAGAAAGGTCAGCTCACTGGTTTTATCCGTCAGGTCCGCGATCAATTCGACCTGACCGTGCTGATCATCGAACACCACGTGCCGCTGGTCATGAATCTGTGTGACCGGGTGGCCGTGTTGAACTTCGGACAACTGATCGCCGTGGGCGAACCGGCCCACGTGCAGCGCGATCCGAAAGTGATCGAAGCCTACCTGGGAGGTGAGTAG
- a CDS encoding branched-chain amino acid ABC transporter permease, with the protein MDNFFQSYGFLLVTMVQAALLGLSLYFPLQAGQLSLASPGFYALGGYVAAIMLTNPAFGGLRDALGNSVFPLTWLVAAVLSGLLGLVVGVPALRLRGIYLALATIAFVEILRVVSLNLSITGGAIGIFGIPQAFGFQDRWQYLFLFGPLLILTLIFAAQLERSRVGRAFRAVREDELAADAMGVSPTRYKVQAFVIGAVLAGIVGAMSAPFLNTWNAKQGTFDASIAILAFVLIGGSRNIWGPVVGGALLTAIPEVLRPLADWRLVINGLVLVLASLYLPQGIVGTLSRGGKPPKRPDPAPAGPNTEKISSSHNSNTAENRP; encoded by the coding sequence ATGGACAACTTCTTTCAGAGCTACGGCTTTTTGCTGGTGACGATGGTCCAGGCCGCACTGCTGGGCCTGAGCCTGTATTTTCCGCTGCAGGCCGGGCAACTGAGTCTGGCCAGCCCCGGCTTCTACGCGCTTGGCGGCTACGTGGCGGCCATCATGCTGACCAATCCAGCCTTTGGTGGGCTGCGGGACGCGCTGGGGAACAGCGTTTTTCCGCTGACCTGGCTGGTGGCCGCCGTGCTCAGCGGGCTCCTGGGTCTTGTGGTGGGCGTGCCCGCCCTGCGGCTGCGCGGGATTTACCTGGCGCTAGCCACGATCGCCTTTGTCGAGATCCTGCGAGTGGTCTCGCTCAACCTGTCGATCACTGGCGGAGCCATCGGCATCTTCGGTATCCCTCAGGCCTTCGGCTTCCAGGACCGCTGGCAGTACCTGTTCCTGTTTGGACCGCTGCTGATCCTTACGCTGATCTTTGCTGCCCAGCTGGAGCGCTCGCGGGTGGGCCGCGCCTTCCGCGCCGTGCGCGAGGATGAACTGGCCGCCGACGCCATGGGCGTTTCGCCCACCCGTTACAAGGTGCAGGCCTTCGTGATCGGGGCGGTGCTGGCCGGCATCGTGGGGGCCATGAGCGCGCCGTTCCTGAACACCTGGAATGCCAAGCAGGGGACCTTCGATGCCTCAATCGCCATCCTGGCTTTCGTCCTCATCGGCGGCTCCCGCAACATCTGGGGACCGGTGGTGGGCGGCGCGCTGCTAACTGCCATCCCCGAAGTGCTGCGCCCGCTGGCCGACTGGCGACTGGTGATTAACGGGCTGGTGCTGGTGCTGGCGAGCCTGTATCTGCCGCAGGGCATCGTGGGCACGCTGAGCCGGGGAGGCAAGCCGCCAAAACGGCCTGATCCTGCGCCAGCCGGCCCCAACACGGAAAAGATCAGCTCCAGCCACAACTCCAACACCGCGGAGAACAGACCATGA